A genomic stretch from Arvicanthis niloticus isolate mArvNil1 chromosome 12, mArvNil1.pat.X, whole genome shotgun sequence includes:
- the Map3k7cl gene encoding MAP3K7 C-terminal-like protein isoform X2, with translation MQVFKQHCQIAEEYHEVKKEIALLEERKKELIAKLDQAEKEKLDAAQLVREFEALTEENRTLKMAQSQCVEQLEKLRIQYQKRQGSS, from the exons ATGCAGGTGTTTAAACAGCACTGCCAAATAGCAGAAGAGTACCATGAAGTCAAAAAAGAGATCGCCTTGCTCGAGGAAAGGAA GAAGGAGCTCATCGCCAAGCTGGACCAGGCAGAAAAGGAGAAGCTGGATGCTGCTCAGCTGGTTCGGGAATTTGAGGCTCTGACGGAGGAGAACCGGACGCTGAAGATGGCCCAGTCTCAGTGTGTAGAACAACTGGAAAAACTCAGAATCCAGTATCAGAAGAGGCAGGGCTCCTCCTAA